The following proteins are encoded in a genomic region of Tenacibaculum sp. 190524A05c:
- a CDS encoding DUF58 domain-containing protein gives MDTKELLKKVRKIEIKTRRLSNHIFGGEYHSTFKGRGMTFSEVRQYQYGDDIRAIDWNVTARYNEPYVKIFEEERELTMMLMVDVSGSELFGTSTQFKKDTVTEIAATLAFSAIQNNDKVGLILFSDQIELYIPPKKGKSHVLRIIRELIEFKPKSRRTNINEALKFLSSVMKKKAIVFMLSDFVDENYERNLKIVGNKHDLTGIRIYDKFDEEIPNLGMVPMLDNETSEVKLINTSSKSVRTKYKANALRLKDEFETSFKKSGLGTINVRVDESYVKKLLGYFKNKG, from the coding sequence ATGGATACCAAAGAGTTACTTAAAAAAGTTCGTAAAATAGAAATTAAGACAAGGCGCTTGTCTAATCATATTTTTGGTGGTGAATACCATTCTACTTTTAAAGGTCGTGGAATGACCTTTTCAGAAGTTCGTCAATACCAATATGGTGATGACATTAGAGCTATTGACTGGAATGTTACTGCTAGATATAACGAACCTTATGTTAAAATTTTTGAGGAAGAACGAGAACTCACCATGATGCTCATGGTTGATGTTTCTGGTTCTGAACTTTTTGGTACTTCTACTCAATTCAAGAAAGATACTGTTACAGAAATAGCTGCAACTTTAGCTTTCTCTGCAATTCAAAATAATGATAAAGTAGGTTTAATTTTATTCTCAGATCAAATAGAATTATACATTCCTCCTAAAAAAGGAAAAAGTCATGTGCTTCGTATTATTCGAGAATTAATTGAATTTAAACCTAAAAGTAGACGCACAAATATTAATGAAGCTTTAAAATTCTTATCAAGTGTAATGAAGAAAAAAGCTATAGTATTTATGCTGTCTGATTTTGTAGATGAGAACTACGAAAGAAACTTAAAAATTGTCGGAAACAAACACGATTTAACTGGTATTCGAATCTATGATAAATTCGATGAGGAAATTCCTAATCTAGGAATGGTTCCTATGTTGGATAACGAAACAAGTGAAGTTAAATTAATCAATACCAGTTCTAAGTCTGTTAGAACAAAATATAAAGCAAATGCTTTACGCTTAAAAGATGAGTTTGAAACATCATTTAAAAAGAGTGGACTGGGAACTATAAATGTTCGAGTAGACGAAAGTTACGTGAAAAAATTATTAGGCTACTTTAAAAACAAAGGATAA
- a CDS encoding methylated-DNA--[protein]-cysteine S-methyltransferase: MNPETTYYKSPIGTLEIKGDDKGVHSIYFIDDDFSTSLEVKSGELKKCVQQLDEYFTGNRKEFELTLSPKGTEFQGKVWTELLKVPFGKTRSYLEQSKKLGDVKAIRAVASANGRNPISIIIPCHRIIGSDGSLTGYAGGVWRKKWLLEHESGNKQQSLF, translated from the coding sequence TTGAATCCAGAAACCACATATTATAAATCTCCGATTGGAACACTTGAAATAAAAGGAGACGATAAGGGTGTTCATTCTATTTATTTTATAGATGATGACTTCTCGACTTCGCTCGAAGTGAAATCGGGAGAGCTTAAAAAATGTGTTCAACAATTGGATGAATATTTTACTGGAAACAGAAAAGAATTTGAATTGACTTTAAGTCCTAAGGGAACAGAGTTTCAAGGAAAAGTTTGGACAGAATTATTAAAAGTTCCTTTTGGTAAAACGAGAAGTTATTTGGAGCAATCTAAAAAACTCGGCGATGTAAAAGCAATAAGAGCTGTTGCTTCAGCAAATGGTAGAAACCCAATATCGATTATTATTCCTTGTCATAGAATTATTGGATCAGACGGATCTTTAACTGGATATGCTGGTGGAGTTTGGAGAAAAAAATGGTTACTTGAGCATGAAAGTGGTAACAAACAACAGAGTTTGTTTTAG
- a CDS encoding pyridoxal phosphate-dependent aminotransferase: MSEALSNRINSLPVSQTLAMAAKARELKGQGKDIISLSLGEPDFNTPDFIKDAAVEAINQNFNSYTPVDGYVELKEAICTKFKRDNNLDYKPNQIVVSTGAKQSIANVAQVLLNPGDEVLLPAPYWVSYSAIATLCEAKFVEIPSSIDTDFKITPQQLEEAITPKTKMVFFNSPNNPSGSIYSEAEYRALAEVLEKHPQIYILSDEIYEHINYGVKPFSFAAIESMYDRTITVNGLAKAFAMTGWRIGYIGAPDWIAKACTKMQGQITSGTNCIAQRAAITAVSASPDQVQYMVNEFKSRRDIVLGLLGKIEGFKLNVPEGAFYIFPDISAFFGKTIRGKEIKNANDFSMLLLEEANVATVTGEAFGAPNCIRMSYAASELQLREAVKRIKEVLS; this comes from the coding sequence ATGTCTGAAGCATTATCAAACAGAATTAACAGTTTACCTGTTTCACAAACTTTAGCAATGGCGGCTAAAGCGAGAGAGTTAAAAGGCCAAGGAAAAGATATTATTAGCTTAAGCTTAGGAGAGCCTGATTTTAACACTCCAGATTTTATTAAAGATGCGGCAGTAGAAGCCATCAATCAAAATTTCAACTCGTACACTCCAGTTGATGGATATGTTGAATTAAAAGAGGCAATCTGCACCAAATTTAAACGTGATAATAATTTAGATTACAAACCAAATCAGATAGTAGTTTCAACAGGAGCTAAACAATCTATTGCTAATGTAGCGCAGGTTTTATTAAACCCAGGAGATGAAGTATTATTACCAGCTCCATATTGGGTAAGTTACTCTGCAATTGCAACCTTATGTGAAGCTAAATTTGTAGAGATTCCGTCTTCTATTGATACTGATTTTAAAATCACACCACAACAATTAGAAGAAGCTATTACTCCAAAAACAAAAATGGTATTCTTTAACTCACCAAACAACCCTAGTGGAAGTATTTATAGTGAGGCTGAATACAGAGCATTAGCTGAAGTTTTAGAAAAACATCCACAGATTTACATTCTTTCTGATGAAATTTACGAGCATATCAATTACGGTGTAAAACCATTTAGTTTTGCAGCAATTGAAAGTATGTATGATAGAACAATTACTGTAAATGGATTAGCAAAAGCATTTGCTATGACTGGATGGAGAATTGGATATATTGGTGCTCCAGATTGGATTGCTAAAGCTTGTACTAAAATGCAAGGACAAATTACATCAGGAACAAACTGTATTGCACAACGTGCTGCAATTACAGCGGTTTCAGCTTCTCCAGATCAAGTACAATATATGGTAAACGAATTCAAATCTCGTAGAGATATTGTATTAGGTTTATTAGGAAAAATCGAAGGATTTAAATTAAACGTACCAGAAGGTGCTTTTTATATTTTCCCAGACATCTCTGCTTTCTTTGGAAAAACAATCAGAGGTAAAGAAATTAAAAATGCGAACGACTTTTCTATGTTATTATTAGAGGAAGCAAATGTAGCAACTGTAACAGGTGAAGCTTTCGGAGCTCCAAACTGTATTAGAATGTCTTATGCTGCTTCTGAATTACAATTAAGAGAAGCTGTCAAAAGAATTAAAGAAGTTTTAAGTTAA
- a CDS encoding MoxR family ATPase, whose amino-acid sequence MDVDVRAINEKIEVESAFVDLLTNEMNKVIVGQKDMIERLLIGLLGNGHILLEGVPGLAKTLAINTLSKAVQGSFSRVQFTPDLLPADVIGTMIYNVKDNDFSIKKGPIFANFVLADEINRAPAKVQSALLEAMQERQITIGDETFKLDEPFLVMATQNPVEQEGTYPLPEAQMDRFMLKTVIDYPKLQDEQLIMRQSLNNSFGKVNPVVSLDKIIRAREAVNEVYMDEKIEKYILDIIFATRYPENYNLSKLKPLISFGSSPRGSIALAKAAKCYAFIKRRGYVIPEDVRAMAHDVLRHRIGITYEAEAENMSSLDIINAIINEVQVP is encoded by the coding sequence ATGGATGTAGATGTAAGAGCTATTAATGAAAAAATCGAAGTTGAAAGTGCATTTGTAGATTTGCTAACAAATGAAATGAATAAAGTAATTGTTGGTCAAAAAGACATGATTGAACGACTTTTAATTGGTCTTTTAGGAAACGGACATATTCTTTTAGAAGGTGTTCCTGGACTAGCAAAAACTTTAGCGATTAATACATTATCAAAAGCAGTACAAGGAAGTTTTAGTAGAGTTCAGTTTACTCCTGACCTTCTACCAGCTGATGTTATAGGTACAATGATCTACAATGTAAAGGACAATGATTTCTCTATTAAGAAGGGACCTATTTTCGCAAACTTTGTACTAGCAGATGAGATTAACCGTGCGCCAGCAAAGGTTCAATCTGCATTACTTGAAGCAATGCAGGAAAGACAAATTACCATTGGTGATGAAACTTTCAAACTAGATGAACCTTTCTTAGTTATGGCAACACAAAACCCTGTTGAGCAAGAAGGAACATATCCTTTGCCTGAAGCTCAAATGGATCGTTTTATGCTAAAAACTGTTATCGATTATCCAAAACTTCAGGATGAACAATTAATCATGAGACAAAGCTTAAATAATAGTTTTGGGAAAGTAAATCCTGTTGTTTCATTAGATAAAATCATTAGAGCTAGAGAAGCTGTAAACGAAGTATACATGGACGAAAAAATCGAGAAATACATTCTTGATATCATTTTCGCTACTCGTTACCCTGAAAACTACAACTTAAGTAAGCTTAAACCTTTAATTAGTTTCGGATCATCTCCTCGTGGTAGTATTGCACTGGCAAAAGCTGCTAAATGCTATGCTTTCATTAAAAGAAGAGGATATGTTATTCCGGAAGACGTAAGAGCTATGGCTCATGACGTACTGAGACATAGAATTGGTATAACTTATGAAGCTGAGGCAGAAAACATGAGTTCTCTTGATATTATAAATGCAATTATTAACGAGGTACAAGTACCTTAA
- a CDS encoding nucleoside deaminase, with product MNPFDDTYFMKKALLEAEEAYKKGEVPVGAVVVFKNQIIARAHNLTERLNDVTAHAEMQAFTSAADYLGGKYLRDCTLYVTVEPCQMCAGASYWTQIGKIVYGASEPRSGFTVLGTKLHPKTKVVSGVLEEECGQLMRRFFVEKRNLN from the coding sequence ATGAATCCTTTTGACGATACATATTTTATGAAAAAAGCGCTTTTGGAGGCAGAAGAGGCTTACAAGAAAGGAGAAGTTCCTGTAGGGGCAGTAGTTGTTTTTAAAAATCAAATTATAGCTAGAGCTCATAATTTAACAGAACGATTGAATGATGTTACCGCGCATGCGGAAATGCAGGCTTTTACTTCAGCTGCAGATTATTTAGGTGGGAAATATTTAAGAGATTGCACATTATACGTAACTGTAGAACCTTGTCAAATGTGTGCAGGAGCTAGTTACTGGACACAAATAGGAAAAATAGTTTATGGAGCTAGCGAGCCAAGATCTGGTTTTACGGTTTTAGGAACCAAACTGCATCCTAAAACTAAGGTTGTTTCAGGTGTTTTAGAAGAAGAATGTGGTCAATTAATGAGACGTTTTTTTGTTGAAAAAAGAAACTTGAACTAA
- the rsmG gene encoding 16S rRNA (guanine(527)-N(7))-methyltransferase RsmG: protein MDIILKYFPNLTENQIAHFEKLQALYEDWNLKINVVSRKDIDELYLRHVLHSLGISKVMEFQPGTSVMDVGTGGGFPGIPLAILFPETNFHLVDSIGKKIKVVNEVVEGLGLENVKTTHGRVEEVKETYDFIVSRAVAQMETFHRWVRNKVQKKQNHELKNGILYLKGGDLTEELAKFPSATIYDLPDFFEEDFFETKKVVHLPIKYKG, encoded by the coding sequence ATGGATATCATCTTAAAATACTTTCCTAACCTTACGGAAAATCAAATAGCTCATTTCGAAAAGTTACAAGCTTTATATGAAGATTGGAACCTGAAAATTAACGTGGTTTCTAGAAAAGATATTGATGAATTGTATTTGCGTCATGTTTTACACTCTTTGGGTATTTCTAAAGTTATGGAGTTTCAGCCGGGAACAAGCGTAATGGATGTTGGAACCGGAGGAGGGTTTCCAGGAATTCCTTTAGCAATTTTATTTCCTGAGACTAATTTTCATTTAGTAGATTCTATTGGTAAAAAGATCAAGGTAGTAAATGAAGTAGTAGAAGGTTTAGGTTTAGAAAATGTAAAAACTACTCACGGAAGAGTTGAAGAGGTAAAAGAGACTTATGATTTTATTGTGAGTAGAGCAGTTGCACAAATGGAAACATTTCATAGATGGGTGAGGAATAAAGTACAGAAAAAACAAAATCATGAACTCAAAAATGGAATTCTTTATTTAAAAGGAGGAGATCTAACAGAAGAGTTGGCTAAATTTCCTAGTGCTACTATTTATGATTTACCAGATTTTTTTGAAGAAGACTTTTTTGAAACAAAGAAGGTTGTTCATTTACCGATAAAATATAAAGGATAA
- a CDS encoding SMI1/KNR4 family protein — MNLLVELGLNGVPMKVEEEMKGSEMDAEGWQKWVPIKSKVTEDEIKDLEDMIKVALPDSYKRFLRYKHFYDLQIGECGFCSHPVNSWNKSFNEMIYNGYPTEFLLDKGRIPFANWSDWGMLCFDTTKKTRDNNYPIVLWDHEVYDDFTEVYSDFESMIYQLDVEFQLSH, encoded by the coding sequence TTGAATTTATTAGTGGAATTAGGTTTAAATGGTGTTCCTATGAAAGTTGAGGAAGAAATGAAAGGTTCTGAAATGGATGCTGAAGGATGGCAAAAGTGGGTTCCTATTAAAAGTAAAGTTACAGAAGATGAAATTAAGGACTTGGAGGATATGATAAAAGTTGCTTTGCCTGATTCTTATAAAAGATTTCTAAGGTATAAGCATTTTTATGACTTACAGATAGGTGAATGTGGATTTTGTTCTCATCCTGTAAATAGTTGGAATAAGTCTTTTAATGAAATGATCTATAATGGATATCCAACAGAGTTCTTACTAGATAAAGGAAGGATTCCATTTGCAAATTGGAGCGATTGGGGAATGTTGTGTTTTGATACGACTAAAAAAACTAGGGATAATAATTACCCAATAGTTCTTTGGGATCATGAAGTTTATGACGATTTTACTGAAGTGTATAGTGATTTTGAAAGTATGATTTATCAACTAGATGTGGAGTTTCAGTTAAGTCACTAA
- a CDS encoding MOSC domain-containing protein — MKIVATNIGERREIDWKGKIVTTGIFKFPVDEPIFLDVEDVKGDAICNREKHGGIDQAVYAFSEKHYEYFKELYPDLDWELGMFGENLTLSDCEESELHVGDTFKVGETIVEVTKPRQPCMKLGVRFNDMKIVKQFWNTDKSGVYFKVLQTGYVKKGDVFELIKTDKTKPTIADVYNEKRLKKNM; from the coding sequence ATGAAAATAGTTGCTACAAATATAGGTGAGCGAAGAGAAATAGATTGGAAAGGTAAAATTGTTACTACTGGGATTTTTAAATTTCCAGTGGATGAACCTATTTTTCTTGATGTTGAAGATGTAAAAGGAGATGCAATTTGTAATCGTGAAAAACATGGAGGAATAGATCAAGCTGTTTATGCGTTTTCAGAAAAACATTACGAATACTTTAAAGAATTATATCCAGATTTAGATTGGGAATTGGGAATGTTTGGAGAGAATTTGACATTATCGGATTGTGAAGAATCTGAACTTCATGTTGGTGACACTTTTAAAGTAGGTGAAACTATTGTTGAAGTAACTAAACCAAGACAACCTTGCATGAAATTGGGAGTTCGATTTAATGATATGAAAATTGTAAAGCAGTTTTGGAATACGGATAAAAGCGGGGTGTATTTTAAAGTCTTGCAAACGGGTTATGTGAAGAAAGGAGATGTTTTTGAATTGATAAAAACGGATAAAACAAAACCTACGATAGCTGATGTTTACAATGAAAAGAGATTAAAAAAGAATATGTAA
- a CDS encoding doxx family protein: protein MIDSNSPYKYSEHQILSTLVGIVYLWFGFLKIFPQLSPAEEIAYQVIDWLTFGLLPKQLAIYILGIGEIGIGIALLFYAKRNIVIKITLAHMFCTFLPLFIFPGESFAYFPYAFSLLGQYIFKNIIIVGILIILLRANTHHQKALN from the coding sequence TTGATCGACTCAAATAGCCCTTACAAATACTCTGAGCATCAAATTTTATCTACACTTGTTGGAATTGTGTATTTATGGTTTGGTTTTCTAAAAATATTTCCTCAACTCAGTCCGGCAGAAGAAATTGCCTATCAAGTAATTGATTGGTTAACCTTTGGTTTACTACCAAAACAACTAGCTATTTATATTCTCGGAATTGGTGAAATTGGAATCGGAATTGCCTTACTATTTTATGCAAAAAGAAACATTGTAATTAAAATCACACTGGCTCATATGTTTTGTACATTTTTGCCTTTATTTATTTTCCCAGGTGAGTCTTTTGCTTATTTTCCTTATGCTTTTTCACTTTTAGGACAATACATCTTTAAAAACATAATTATTGTTGGAATATTGATTATCTTACTTCGTGCAAATACGCACCACCAAAAAGCATTGAATTGA
- a CDS encoding TatD family hydrolase codes for MITDTHTHLYSEQFDEDRDVMIARAKEVGVSRFFIPAIDSSYTDRMFELEKNYPNDVYLMMGLHPTSVKENYQEELAHVKEWIDQREFCAIGEIGIDLYWDKTFLKQQQEAFRTQIQWAKEKKLPIVIHCREAFDEIFEVLELEKGDDLRGIFHCFTGTLEQAQKAISYNMKLGIGGVVTFKNGKIDKFLNEIDLEHIVLETDSPYLAPTPFRGKRNESSYIEQVVGKLVDIYGKSFEEISKITTENSKAVFGI; via the coding sequence ATGATTACAGATACACATACACACTTATATTCTGAACAATTTGATGAAGATAGAGATGTAATGATTGCAAGAGCTAAAGAAGTTGGAGTTTCACGATTTTTTATTCCAGCTATTGATAGTTCCTACACGGATAGAATGTTCGAATTAGAGAAAAATTATCCGAATGATGTGTATTTAATGATGGGATTACATCCAACTTCTGTGAAAGAGAATTATCAAGAAGAATTAGCACATGTAAAAGAATGGATTGATCAGCGCGAATTTTGTGCCATTGGTGAAATTGGAATTGATTTGTATTGGGACAAAACATTCTTAAAGCAACAACAAGAAGCTTTTAGAACACAAATACAATGGGCAAAAGAAAAAAAGCTTCCTATTGTAATTCATTGCAGAGAAGCGTTTGATGAAATCTTTGAGGTGTTAGAACTAGAAAAAGGAGATGATTTACGAGGAATTTTTCATTGTTTCACTGGAACTTTAGAACAAGCACAAAAAGCCATTTCGTACAATATGAAATTAGGTATTGGTGGTGTGGTAACATTTAAAAACGGTAAAATTGACAAGTTTTTAAATGAGATAGATTTAGAACATATTGTTCTTGAAACTGACTCACCTTATTTAGCACCAACACCATTTAGAGGTAAAAGAAACGAAAGCAGTTATATTGAGCAAGTAGTTGGAAAGCTTGTTGATATTTATGGAAAATCTTTTGAAGAAATCTCTAAGATTACAACAGAGAATTCAAAAGCTGTTTTTGGGATTTAG
- a CDS encoding UDP-2,3-diacylglucosamine diphosphatase has protein sequence MTSITISNNKKVYFASDQHLGAPTQEKSFPREQKFVRWLDEIKKDAEAIFLLGDLFDFWFEYKTVVPKGFVRVLGKLAEIRDSGIPIYFFVGNHDLWMRDYFEKELTIPVFHSPQEFTINNKLFLIGHGDGLGPHDKGYKRMKKVFTFPLFKWMFRWLHPDLGVKLGQYMSVKNKMISGDEDFKFLGEDNEWLVQYCKRKLESKHYDFFVFGHRHLPLDIQLKESSRYYNLGDWINFYTYGAFEKDQFSLLEYK, from the coding sequence TTGACGTCTATTACTATTTCAAATAATAAGAAAGTATATTTTGCCTCTGATCAACATTTAGGAGCACCAACTCAAGAAAAAAGTTTTCCTAGAGAGCAGAAATTTGTCCGTTGGTTAGATGAAATTAAAAAAGACGCTGAAGCTATTTTCTTACTAGGTGATTTATTCGATTTTTGGTTTGAATACAAAACTGTAGTTCCAAAAGGATTTGTTAGAGTTTTAGGAAAGCTTGCCGAAATTAGAGATAGCGGTATTCCGATTTATTTTTTCGTAGGAAATCATGATTTATGGATGCGTGATTATTTTGAAAAAGAACTTACTATTCCGGTTTTTCATTCTCCACAAGAATTCACAATTAACAATAAATTATTTTTAATTGGTCATGGAGATGGTCTCGGACCTCATGACAAAGGATATAAGAGAATGAAAAAAGTGTTCACTTTTCCTTTATTTAAATGGATGTTTAGATGGCTACATCCGGATTTGGGTGTAAAACTTGGTCAATACATGTCTGTGAAAAACAAAATGATTTCTGGAGATGAAGATTTTAAGTTTTTAGGAGAAGACAACGAGTGGTTAGTTCAGTATTGCAAACGCAAATTAGAAAGCAAACATTATGATTTCTTTGTATTTGGGCATAGACATCTTCCATTAGACATACAATTGAAAGAAAGCAGCAGATACTACAATTTAGGTGACTGGATTAATTTCTATACCTATGGAGCCTTTGAAAAAGACCAATTCTCGTTATTAGAATACAAATAA
- a CDS encoding acyl-CoA desaturase — MKTIKFSRIDKTKFFRTLNKRVNDYFKENEIKRTGNWKLYLKALVMFTLFLAPFAIILTVNMPGWLQLLLTVVIGFGMAGVGMNVMHDSNHESFSSKKWVNDLMGSSMYILAGNVYNWKVQHNVLHHTYTNIQDHDEDMDAGRIIRFSKHTQWRPFHKYQKYYSPVLYGLLTINWAITTDFKQMHRYLKRKLSYGKFPNPKVEWTKLIITKIAYYAMWLVLPLLVLDIAWWKVLIGFFVMHYTAGIILSFVFQLAHIVPKTETPLPDEGGNMKNTWAIHQLYTTANFAPKNWFINFYTGGLNHQVEHHIFPHISHIHYSKIAKIVKETAKEFNLPYHEYKTTRKAILEHLRHIAELGKKPQLA; from the coding sequence ATGAAAACAATTAAATTCTCCAGAATAGATAAGACCAAGTTCTTTAGAACTTTAAATAAACGTGTAAACGATTATTTTAAAGAAAATGAAATCAAAAGAACAGGTAACTGGAAGCTATATTTAAAAGCACTTGTGATGTTCACTTTGTTCTTAGCTCCTTTTGCAATTATACTAACTGTAAATATGCCAGGATGGTTACAATTATTACTTACTGTAGTTATTGGTTTTGGTATGGCAGGTGTTGGAATGAATGTAATGCACGATAGTAATCATGAATCGTTCTCAAGTAAAAAATGGGTAAACGATTTAATGGGAAGCAGCATGTACATTTTAGCAGGAAACGTATACAACTGGAAAGTTCAACATAACGTTTTACACCATACCTATACAAACATTCAAGATCACGATGAAGATATGGATGCTGGTCGAATTATACGTTTTTCAAAACATACACAGTGGAGACCATTCCACAAGTATCAGAAGTATTATTCTCCAGTATTATATGGTTTATTAACAATTAACTGGGCAATTACAACTGATTTCAAACAAATGCACCGTTACTTGAAAAGAAAACTTTCTTACGGAAAGTTCCCTAATCCAAAGGTAGAGTGGACAAAATTAATCATTACTAAAATTGCATATTATGCAATGTGGTTAGTTTTACCATTATTAGTTTTAGACATTGCTTGGTGGAAAGTATTAATCGGATTCTTTGTAATGCATTATACTGCGGGAATCATTTTAAGTTTTGTTTTCCAATTAGCACACATTGTTCCTAAAACTGAAACTCCATTACCAGACGAAGGAGGAAACATGAAAAATACTTGGGCAATTCACCAGTTATATACTACTGCGAATTTTGCTCCGAAAAACTGGTTTATCAACTTTTATACAGGAGGACTAAACCACCAAGTTGAACACCATATTTTCCCTCATATTTCGCATATTCATTATAGTAAAATCGCGAAAATCGTAAAAGAAACAGCTAAGGAATTTAACTTACCTTATCACGAATACAAAACAACACGTAAGGCAATATTAGAACATTTAAGACATATTGCTGAACTAGGAAAAAAACCACAACTAGCATAA
- a CDS encoding retropepsin-like aspartic protease encodes MASLKKVLRKKKYVRIKLKKMITNHLELSAKINGIKGTFILDTGASNSCVGLDLLDYFKLTSEESEVKAAGAGATDMETYKSSGNDLKIGDWKLKSCDLVLFDMTHVNTALTQHKAEKVHGIIGADVLEKGKAFIDYDKKVLYLKKMKKKKQRTLSLPF; translated from the coding sequence ATGGCAAGTTTGAAAAAAGTATTACGTAAAAAGAAATACGTTCGAATCAAATTAAAAAAGATGATTACAAATCACTTGGAATTATCTGCAAAAATTAATGGGATTAAAGGAACATTTATTTTAGATACTGGGGCTTCAAATTCTTGTGTTGGTTTAGATTTACTGGATTATTTTAAGTTAACTTCTGAAGAAAGTGAAGTAAAAGCTGCTGGAGCCGGAGCTACAGATATGGAAACGTATAAATCATCTGGTAATGATTTAAAAATTGGTGATTGGAAACTAAAAAGTTGTGATTTAGTATTGTTTGATATGACTCATGTAAATACTGCTTTAACTCAACATAAGGCTGAAAAAGTACATGGAATTATTGGTGCCGATGTGTTAGAAAAAGGAAAGGCGTTTATCGATTACGATAAGAAAGTATTGTACTTGAAAAAGATGAAAAAGAAAAAGCAACGAACATTGTCGTTGCCTTTTTAA